Proteins encoded by one window of Streptomyces uncialis:
- a CDS encoding nucleotide sugar dehydrogenase — MPADLAVIGLGHLGLPLAQAAVAAGIATLGHDPGPAPDRSPAPWGDPAPPLDTGVLSTAELRRMLATGFTPTADPKGLGRVRTAVICVPAPRGADGSPDLAQVGDAARVLAARLRPHTTVILESPVPPGTTEDFLLPLLEEGSGLRAGRDFHLAYSPSRIDPGNRDHRYTATPKVIGGLTPACTESAAAFYGRLTDKVVRARGTREAETVQLLETNFRHVNIALVNEMAVLCHDLGVDLWDVVRCAETKPFGFQAFRPGPGVGGHGVPQDLAGPQYAVRPLRMVELAQQVNSQMPRYVIQRAAALLNEHGKSARGARVLLLGVTYKPDVPDQQGSPAQEIATRLMELGASVSYHDPYVPAWSVLDRPVPRADSLYDSAADADLTLLLQHHRTYDLQGLAVKAQLLLDTRGTTPTGSAHRL, encoded by the coding sequence ATGCCCGCAGACCTCGCCGTCATCGGCCTCGGCCACCTCGGCCTGCCGCTCGCCCAGGCGGCGGTGGCCGCCGGAATCGCCACCCTCGGCCATGACCCCGGGCCCGCCCCCGACCGCTCCCCCGCCCCCTGGGGCGACCCCGCCCCGCCCCTGGACACCGGCGTCCTGTCCACCGCCGAACTGCGCCGGATGCTCGCCACCGGCTTCACCCCCACCGCCGACCCCAAGGGCCTCGGCCGGGTCCGCACGGCGGTCATCTGCGTCCCCGCGCCACGCGGCGCGGACGGTTCACCCGATCTCGCCCAGGTGGGTGACGCCGCCCGCGTCCTCGCCGCCCGGCTGCGCCCGCACACCACCGTCATCCTGGAGTCACCCGTCCCGCCGGGCACCACCGAGGACTTCCTCCTGCCGCTCCTGGAGGAGGGCTCCGGACTGCGCGCGGGCCGCGACTTCCACCTCGCGTACTCCCCCAGCCGGATCGACCCCGGCAACCGCGACCACCGTTACACCGCCACCCCCAAGGTCATCGGCGGACTCACCCCCGCCTGCACCGAGTCCGCCGCCGCGTTCTACGGCCGCCTCACCGACAAGGTCGTCCGCGCGCGCGGCACCCGGGAGGCCGAGACGGTCCAGCTCCTGGAGACCAACTTCCGGCACGTCAACATCGCCCTCGTCAACGAGATGGCCGTCCTGTGCCATGACCTCGGCGTCGACCTGTGGGACGTCGTCCGCTGCGCCGAGACCAAACCGTTCGGCTTCCAGGCGTTCCGCCCCGGACCCGGCGTCGGCGGCCACGGTGTGCCCCAGGACCTCGCGGGCCCCCAGTACGCGGTCCGGCCGCTGCGTATGGTCGAACTCGCCCAGCAGGTCAACAGCCAGATGCCCCGCTACGTCATCCAGCGCGCCGCCGCCCTGCTCAACGAGCACGGGAAGTCCGCGCGGGGCGCCCGGGTGCTGCTCCTCGGCGTCACCTACAAGCCGGACGTGCCCGACCAGCAGGGCTCCCCCGCGCAGGAGATCGCGACCCGCCTCATGGAACTCGGCGCCTCCGTCAGCTACCACGACCCGTACGTCCCCGCGTGGAGCGTGCTGGACCGCCCCGTCCCCCGGGCCGACTCCCTCTACGACTCCGCCGCCGACGCCGACCTGACGCTGCTCCTCCAGCACCACCGCACGTACGACCTCCAGGGCCTCGCGGTCAAGGCCCAACTCCTCCTGGACACCAGAGGCACCACCCCCACAGGCTCAGCCCACCGCCTCTGA
- a CDS encoding GuaB3 family IMP dehydrogenase-related protein, giving the protein MTEIEIGRGKRGRRAYAFDDIAVVPSRRTRDPKEVSIAWQIDAYRFELPFLAAPMDSVVSPQTAIRIGELGGLGVLNLEGLWTRYEDPQPLLDEIAELETDTATRRLQEIYEEPIKEELIGLRIKEVRDAGVVTAAALSPQRTAEFSKAVVDAGVDIFVIRGTTVSAEHVSGAAEPLNLKQFIYELDVPVIVGGCATYTAALHLMRTGAAGVLVGFGGGAAHTTRNVLGIQVPMATAVADVAAARRDYMDESGGRYAHVIADGGVGWSGDLPKAIACGADAVMMGSPLARATDAPGRGLHWGMEAVHEDVPRGKRVDLGVVGTTEEILTGPSHIPDGSMNFFGALRRAMATTGYSELKEFQRVEVTVADAQHKR; this is encoded by the coding sequence GTGACTGAGATCGAGATCGGACGCGGCAAGCGCGGCCGCCGGGCGTACGCCTTCGACGACATCGCCGTCGTCCCGAGCCGTCGCACCCGCGACCCGAAGGAGGTCTCGATCGCCTGGCAGATCGACGCCTACCGCTTCGAGCTGCCGTTCCTGGCCGCCCCCATGGACTCGGTCGTCTCCCCGCAGACCGCCATCCGTATCGGGGAGCTGGGCGGCCTCGGCGTGCTCAACCTCGAAGGGCTCTGGACGCGGTACGAGGACCCGCAGCCGCTGCTCGACGAGATCGCGGAGCTGGAGACGGACACCGCGACGCGGCGCCTCCAGGAGATCTACGAGGAGCCGATCAAGGAAGAGCTGATCGGCCTCCGTATCAAGGAGGTGCGCGACGCCGGTGTGGTCACCGCCGCCGCCCTCTCGCCGCAGCGGACCGCCGAGTTCTCCAAGGCCGTGGTGGATGCCGGTGTCGACATCTTCGTCATCCGGGGCACGACGGTCTCCGCCGAGCATGTGTCGGGTGCCGCCGAACCGCTGAACCTGAAGCAGTTCATCTACGAGCTGGACGTGCCGGTGATCGTCGGCGGCTGCGCCACGTACACCGCCGCGCTGCATCTGATGCGGACCGGGGCGGCGGGTGTGCTCGTCGGCTTCGGCGGGGGCGCCGCGCACACCACGCGCAATGTGCTGGGCATCCAGGTGCCGATGGCGACCGCGGTCGCGGACGTGGCCGCGGCCCGCCGTGACTACATGGACGAGTCCGGCGGCCGGTACGCGCACGTCATCGCGGACGGCGGGGTGGGCTGGTCCGGTGACCTGCCGAAGGCCATCGCCTGCGGTGCGGACGCCGTGATGATGGGTTCGCCGCTGGCCCGTGCGACGGACGCGCCCGGCCGTGGCCTGCACTGGGGCATGGAGGCGGTCCACGAGGACGTGCCGCGCGGCAAGCGGGTCGACCTCGGGGTCGTCGGGACCACGGAGGAGATCCTCACCGGGCCCTCGCACATCCCCGACGGTTCGATGAACTTCTTCGGCGCGCTGCGGCGGGCCATGGCCACCACCGGGTACAGCGAGCTCAAGGAGTTCCAGCGGGTGGAGGTCACGGTGGCGGACGCCCAGCACAAGCGGTGA
- a CDS encoding glycerol-3-phosphate dehydrogenase/oxidase, with product MRTATLGPAERAEALAGMAERELDILVVGAGVVGAGTALDSVTRGLSTGLVEARDWASGTSSRSSKLIHGGLRYLEMLDFALVREALKERGLLLERLAPHLVKPVPFLYPLQHKGWERWYAGSGVALYDAMSMARGHGRGLPTHRHLSRGHALRVAPCLKKDALTGALQYYDAQMDDARYVATLVRTAAAYGAKVANRARVTGFLREGERVVGARVQDVEGGGGEYEIRAKQVVNATGVWTDDTQAMVGERGQFHVRASKGIHLVVPKDRINSSTGLILRTEKSVLFVIPWGRHWIVGTTDTDWDLDKAHPAASSADIDYLLEHVNSVLAVPLTRDDVQGVYAGLRPLLAGESDATSKLSREHTVAHPVPGLVVVAGGKYTTYRVMAKDAVDEAVHALDQRVAECVTEDVPLVGAEGYRALWNARARTAARTGLHVVRVEHLLNRYGSLSEEVLALIADDPGLAAPLQGADDYLRAEVVYAASHEGARHLDDVLTRRTRISIETFDRGTRCAREAAELMAPVLGWDKERTDREVQHYEKRVEAERESQRQPDDLTADAARLGAPDIVPLG from the coding sequence GTGAGGACAGCGACACTGGGCCCGGCGGAGCGCGCCGAGGCACTCGCGGGGATGGCCGAGCGTGAGCTGGACATCCTCGTCGTGGGCGCCGGGGTGGTAGGCGCGGGCACCGCGCTGGACTCCGTCACGAGAGGGCTGTCCACCGGGCTGGTGGAGGCGCGTGACTGGGCGTCGGGCACATCGAGCCGTTCCAGCAAGCTGATCCACGGCGGGCTGCGCTATCTGGAGATGCTGGACTTCGCCCTCGTCCGCGAGGCCCTGAAGGAACGCGGGCTGCTCCTGGAGCGGCTGGCGCCCCATCTGGTGAAGCCGGTCCCGTTCCTCTACCCCTTGCAGCACAAGGGGTGGGAGCGGTGGTACGCGGGATCGGGCGTCGCCCTGTACGACGCCATGTCGATGGCCAGGGGTCATGGCCGGGGCCTGCCGACGCACCGCCATCTGTCCCGCGGCCACGCCCTGCGGGTCGCCCCCTGTCTGAAGAAGGACGCCCTGACCGGCGCCCTCCAGTACTACGACGCCCAGATGGACGACGCCCGCTATGTCGCCACCCTGGTCCGCACCGCGGCGGCGTACGGGGCGAAGGTCGCCAACCGCGCCCGGGTCACCGGCTTTCTGCGCGAGGGGGAGCGGGTCGTCGGCGCCCGGGTCCAGGACGTCGAGGGCGGCGGCGGTGAGTACGAGATCCGCGCCAAGCAGGTCGTCAACGCCACCGGTGTGTGGACCGACGACACCCAGGCGATGGTCGGTGAGCGCGGCCAGTTCCACGTCCGCGCCTCCAAGGGCATCCACCTCGTCGTCCCCAAGGACCGCATCAACTCCAGCACCGGACTGATCCTCCGTACGGAGAAGAGCGTCCTGTTCGTCATCCCCTGGGGCCGGCACTGGATCGTCGGCACCACCGACACCGACTGGGATCTCGACAAGGCCCACCCCGCCGCCTCCAGCGCCGACATCGACTATCTGCTGGAGCATGTGAACTCGGTCCTCGCGGTCCCCCTCACCCGTGATGACGTCCAGGGCGTCTACGCGGGGCTGCGCCCCCTGCTCGCCGGGGAGTCCGACGCCACCAGCAAGCTGTCCCGTGAACACACGGTCGCCCACCCCGTACCCGGCCTCGTCGTCGTCGCGGGCGGCAAGTACACGACGTACCGGGTGATGGCCAAGGACGCGGTGGACGAGGCGGTCCACGCGCTCGACCAGCGGGTCGCCGAATGCGTCACCGAGGACGTGCCGCTGGTCGGGGCCGAGGGCTACCGCGCCCTGTGGAACGCCCGTGCGCGGACCGCCGCGCGGACGGGTCTCCATGTGGTCCGGGTCGAGCATCTGCTCAACCGCTACGGCTCGCTGAGCGAAGAGGTGCTCGCCCTGATCGCCGACGATCCGGGTCTCGCGGCCCCGCTCCAGGGCGCGGACGACTATCTGCGCGCCGAGGTCGTCTACGCGGCCTCCCACGAGGGCGCCCGCCATCTGGACGACGTCCTCACCCGGCGGACCCGGATCTCCATCGAGACCTTCGACCGGGGCACCCGCTGCGCACGGGAGGCCGCCGAGCTGATGGCACCGGTGCTCGGCTGGGACAAGGAGCGGACCGACCGGGAGGTCCAGCACTACGAGAAGCGGGTGGAGGCGGAGCGCGAGTCCCAGCGGCAGCCCGACGACCTCACGGCCGACGCGGCACGCCTCGGCGCGCCCGACATCGTCCCGCTGGGGTAG
- a CDS encoding serine hydrolase domain-containing protein, which yields MPVSGTALSRRPPLRRLSAATVRYRAPFALLLALTLLFPVPAGSAPHTPPAWTAPTVTALSATLPSLTREGKARTVAALATAGDSGHFVRTGPALTRAAPFPAGSLTKTFVATVVLQLAAERELSLDAPVDTYLPGLIRGNGNDGRAVTLRQLLTHTSGLRDFAARTRGTGRVSVARALSIALAQRPAPRGGFHYSNTNYVVLGEVVERVTGRSYAREVRRRLILPLGLTGTRFPATPRAAGASGDLVSTLDDLNAFHTALLSGALLAPPQLRTMLDTRATGGVYGMGVLPTELPCGVTVWGHAGRIPGTWARSAVAADGTRAVTYRADTDTPPRPGGELPLLTAVFCPPGTRPTPAAEPPGPS from the coding sequence GTGCCCGTATCCGGCACCGCGTTGTCGCGGCGTCCCCCGCTCCGGCGGCTCAGCGCGGCAACCGTACGGTACCGGGCTCCGTTCGCCCTGTTGCTGGCCTTGACCCTGCTGTTTCCCGTGCCGGCCGGTTCCGCGCCGCACACGCCTCCGGCGTGGACCGCGCCGACCGTCACGGCACTGTCAGCCACCCTCCCCTCCCTGACCCGTGAGGGCAAGGCCCGGACCGTCGCGGCCCTCGCCACGGCCGGTGACTCCGGCCACTTCGTCCGCACCGGACCCGCCCTCACCCGGGCCGCGCCCTTCCCCGCGGGCAGCCTCACCAAGACCTTCGTCGCGACGGTCGTCCTCCAGCTCGCCGCCGAACGCGAACTGTCGCTGGACGCCCCGGTGGACACCTATCTCCCCGGGCTGATCCGGGGCAACGGCAACGACGGACGGGCCGTCACCCTCCGTCAGCTGCTCACCCATACCTCCGGGCTGCGGGACTTCGCGGCCCGGACCCGGGGGACGGGCCGGGTGTCCGTGGCCCGGGCGCTCTCGATCGCGCTGGCACAGCGGCCCGCCCCGAGAGGCGGGTTCCACTACTCCAACACCAACTACGTCGTCCTCGGCGAGGTGGTCGAGCGGGTGACCGGCCGCTCCTACGCGCGGGAGGTCCGCCGCCGGTTGATCCTCCCGCTGGGGCTGACGGGCACCCGCTTCCCGGCCACCCCCCGGGCGGCGGGCGCGTCCGGTGACCTGGTGTCGACACTGGACGACCTCAACGCCTTCCACACGGCGTTGCTGAGCGGCGCGCTGCTGGCGCCGCCGCAGCTGCGGACGATGCTGGACACCCGGGCCACCGGAGGTGTGTACGGCATGGGTGTCCTTCCCACGGAACTGCCGTGCGGGGTCACCGTCTGGGGCCACGCCGGCCGGATTCCCGGCACCTGGGCCCGCAGCGCGGTCGCCGCCGACGGCACCCGGGCCGTCACCTACCGCGCGGACACCGACACACCGCCCCGGCCGGGCGGGGAGCTGCCACTGCTGACGGCCGTGTTCTGCCCGCCCGGCACCCGCCCCACCCCGGCCGCAGAACCGCCCGGCCCCTCCTGA
- a CDS encoding sigma-70 family RNA polymerase sigma factor, protein MREDETTVIGALVHRAVDGDAQATHDLLARVHPLALRYCRTRLSRLPGDARHFVEDLAQEVCVAVLLALPRYKDTGRPFEAFVFAIAAHKVADLQRAAMRHPGSTAVPSDEMPERPDDSLGPEERALLSSDAEWAKKLLANLPENQRELLLLRIAVGLTAEETGQMLGMSPGAVRVAQHRALSRLRALAEQ, encoded by the coding sequence ATGCGCGAAGACGAGACCACGGTGATCGGTGCGCTCGTCCACCGTGCGGTCGACGGTGACGCACAGGCCACGCACGATCTGCTCGCACGGGTGCATCCGCTCGCGCTGCGGTACTGCCGTACGCGGCTGTCCCGGCTGCCCGGGGACGCGCGGCACTTCGTGGAGGACCTCGCGCAGGAGGTCTGTGTCGCGGTGCTGCTCGCGCTGCCGCGCTACAAGGACACCGGCCGGCCGTTCGAGGCGTTCGTCTTCGCGATCGCCGCGCACAAGGTCGCCGATCTCCAGCGGGCCGCGATGCGGCATCCCGGGTCGACGGCCGTGCCGTCCGACGAGATGCCCGAGCGGCCCGACGACTCGCTGGGGCCCGAGGAGCGGGCGCTGCTCAGCAGTGACGCCGAGTGGGCGAAGAAGCTGCTGGCGAATCTTCCCGAGAACCAGCGGGAGCTGCTGCTGCTGCGGATCGCCGTGGGGCTCACGGCGGAGGAGACCGGGCAGATGCTGGGGATGTCGCCGGGAGCGGTGCGGGTCGCGCAGCACCGTGCGCTGAGCCGGCTGCGGGCTCTCGCGGAACAGTAG
- the guaB gene encoding IMP dehydrogenase has protein sequence MTANVDGVPEKFATLGLTYDDVLLLPGASEMAPDQIDTSSYISRNVRVNIPLLSAAMDKVTESRMAIAMARQGGVGVLHRNLSIADQANQVDLVKRSESGMVTDPITVHPDATLGEADAICAKFRISGVPVTDGNGKLLGIVTNRDMAFETDRARQVREVMTPMPLVTGKVGISGTDAMELLRRHKIEKLPLVDDSGILKGLITVKDFVKAEKYPNAAKDAEGRLLVGAAVGVAGDAFERAQALVEAGVDFIVVDTAHGHSKLVGDMVAKIKSNGGGVDVIGGNIATRDGAQALIDAGVDGIKVGVGPGSICTTRVVAGIGVPQVTAIYEASLAAKAAGIPVIGDGGLQYSGDIAKALVAGADTVMLGSLLAGCEESPGELMFINGKQFKSYRGMGSLGAMQSRGDRQSFSKDRYFQEGVASDEKLVPEGIEGQVPYRGPLSAVVHQLVGGLRQSMFYVGGRTVPQLQDRGRFVRITSAGLKESHPHDIQMTVEAPNYSRHK, from the coding sequence ATGACTGCCAACGTCGACGGAGTACCCGAGAAATTCGCGACGCTCGGGCTGACCTACGACGATGTGCTGCTTCTGCCGGGCGCCTCGGAGATGGCCCCGGACCAGATCGACACCTCCTCGTACATCTCCCGCAACGTCCGCGTGAACATCCCGCTGCTCTCCGCGGCGATGGACAAGGTCACCGAGTCCCGGATGGCCATCGCGATGGCCCGCCAGGGCGGCGTGGGCGTCCTGCACCGGAACCTGTCGATCGCCGACCAGGCGAACCAGGTCGACCTGGTCAAGCGCTCCGAGTCGGGCATGGTCACCGACCCGATCACCGTGCACCCGGACGCCACGCTCGGCGAGGCCGACGCGATCTGTGCCAAGTTCCGGATCAGCGGTGTCCCCGTCACCGACGGCAACGGCAAGCTGCTCGGCATCGTCACCAACCGTGACATGGCCTTCGAGACGGACCGCGCACGCCAGGTTCGCGAGGTCATGACGCCGATGCCGCTGGTCACCGGCAAGGTCGGCATCTCCGGCACCGACGCCATGGAGCTGCTGCGCCGCCACAAGATCGAGAAGCTGCCGCTCGTGGACGACAGCGGCATCCTCAAGGGCCTCATCACCGTCAAGGACTTCGTCAAGGCCGAGAAGTACCCGAACGCCGCCAAGGACGCCGAGGGCCGGCTGCTCGTCGGCGCGGCCGTCGGGGTCGCCGGGGACGCCTTCGAGCGGGCCCAGGCGCTGGTCGAGGCGGGCGTCGACTTCATCGTGGTGGACACCGCGCACGGCCACTCCAAGCTCGTCGGGGACATGGTCGCCAAGATCAAGTCGAACGGGGGCGGCGTCGATGTCATCGGCGGCAACATCGCCACCCGTGACGGCGCGCAGGCCCTCATCGACGCCGGTGTCGACGGGATCAAGGTCGGCGTCGGCCCCGGTTCCATCTGCACCACCCGGGTCGTCGCGGGTATCGGCGTACCGCAGGTCACCGCGATCTACGAGGCCTCGCTGGCCGCCAAGGCCGCGGGCATCCCCGTCATCGGGGACGGTGGCCTCCAGTACTCCGGCGACATCGCGAAGGCCCTGGTCGCCGGTGCCGACACCGTGATGCTGGGCTCCCTGCTCGCCGGGTGCGAGGAGTCCCCCGGTGAGCTGATGTTCATCAACGGCAAGCAGTTCAAGTCGTACCGGGGCATGGGCTCGCTCGGCGCGATGCAGTCCCGGGGCGACCGGCAGTCCTTCTCCAAGGACCGCTACTTCCAGGAGGGCGTGGCGTCCGACGAGAAGCTGGTGCCCGAGGGCATCGAGGGCCAGGTGCCCTACCGGGGTCCGCTCTCGGCGGTCGTCCACCAGCTCGTCGGCGGACTGCGCCAGTCGATGTTCTACGTCGGCGGCCGGACGGTGCCCCAGCTCCAGGACCGGGGCCGGTTCGTCCGGATCACCTCGGCGGGGCTCAAGGAGAGCCACCCGCACGACATCCAGATGACGGTCGAGGCACCGAACTACAGCCGTCACAAGTAG